The Capsicum annuum cultivar UCD-10X-F1 unplaced genomic scaffold, UCD10Xv1.1 ctg65911, whole genome shotgun sequence genome includes a window with the following:
- the LOC107869267 gene encoding GDSL esterase/lipase At1g28570 isoform X1, whose translation MERFHLNNATFACIIFLFLLLFSSSNNNNNICEAKCFKSIISFGDSLTDTGNIFNLSEKSECWLKPYGETFFHQPTGRCSDGRLIIDFIAESLGLPLVPPYIGRENVTSINFRQGVNFAVAGATALNQSILEENGIHNPQTNVSLGTQLTWFREMLSTLCQSTSECKDFLKNSLILFGEIGGNDYNFPFLFGTPTQMVQSMVPLVINTIGQVINEVIELGAETIIVPGNLPIGCIPAYLHHFMSTNYDDDYYYDPKTGCINWLNEFSEYHNMMLQVELNRLQQLHPHATIIYGDYYNSLMQIYLSPKKYGFKSAIVACCGKGPNQPCRPNDHVCDDPSTFVSWDGLHPTEAAYKWIAQGLISGPFAIPHINGLCNFRVSTI comes from the exons ATGGAAAGATTCCATTTGAATAATGCAACATTtgcttgtattattttcctcttcttattattattctcttcaagtaataacaataataatatttgtgAAGCAAAATGCTTTAAATCTATTATAAGTTTTGGTGATTCACTTACAGATACTGGAAATATATTCAATTTATCAGAAAAATCAGAGTGTTGGTTGAAACCCTATGGAGAAACTTTCTTTCATCAACCAACTGGTAGATGTTCCGATGGCCGTCTCATTATCGATTTTATTG CTGAGAGTTTAGGGCTTCCATTGGTTCCTCCATACATTGGAAGAGAAAATGTAACCAGCATAAATTTTAGACAAGGGGTGAATTTTGCAGTTGCTGGTGCCACAGCTCTTAATCAATCAATTTTGGAAGAAAATGGAATTCACAACCCTCAAACTAATGTCTCTTTAGGCACTCAATTGACATGGTTCAGAGAAATGTTGTCTACACTTTGCCAATCAACCTCAG AATGCAAGGATTTTCTGAAAAATTCACTTATTCTATTTGGAGAAATTGGTGGAAATGATTATAATTTTCCCTTCTTATTTGGAACGCCCACACAAATGGTTCAATCAATGGTACCTCTAGTTATTAATACCATTGGACAAGTTATTAAT GAAGTCATTGAACTTGGAGCTGAAACAATTATAGTTCCTGGAAATTTACCAATAGGTTGTATACCAGCCTATTTACATCATTTTATGAGtactaattatgatgatgattattattatgatccAAAAACTGGTTGCATTAATTGGCTAAATGAGTTTTCTGAGTACCATAATATGATGCTTCAAGTTGAACTTAATCGTCTTCAACAACTTCATCCACATGCCACAATTATTTATGGAGATTATTACAATTCATTGATGCAAATTTACctttctcctaaaaaatatg GATTCAAAAGTGCAATTGTGGCTTGTTGTGGAAAAGGTCCAAACCAACCATGTAGACCAAATGATCATGTTTGTGATGATCCATCAACATTTGTTAGTTGGGATGGTTTACACCCAACAGAAGCTGCATATAAATGGATAGCTCAAGGCCTAATTAGTGGCCCATTTGCCATTCCTCACATCAATGGTTTATGTAATTTTCGAGTTTCGACGATATAA
- the LOC107869267 gene encoding GDSL esterase/lipase At1g28580 isoform X2: MERFHLNNATFACIIFLFLLLFSSSNNNNNICEAKCFKSIISFGDSLTDTGNIFNLSEKSECWLKPYGETFFHQPTGRCSDGRLIIDFIAESLGLPLVPPYIGRENVTSINFRQGVNFAVAGATALNQSILEENGIHNPQTNVSLGTQLTWFREMLSTLCQSTSECKDFLKNSLILFGEIGGNDYNFPFLFGTPTQMVQSMVPLVINTIGQVINEVIELGAETIIVPGNLPIGFKSAIVACCGKGPNQPCRPNDHVCDDPSTFVSWDGLHPTEAAYKWIAQGLISGPFAIPHINGLCNFRVSTI; this comes from the exons ATGGAAAGATTCCATTTGAATAATGCAACATTtgcttgtattattttcctcttcttattattattctcttcaagtaataacaataataatatttgtgAAGCAAAATGCTTTAAATCTATTATAAGTTTTGGTGATTCACTTACAGATACTGGAAATATATTCAATTTATCAGAAAAATCAGAGTGTTGGTTGAAACCCTATGGAGAAACTTTCTTTCATCAACCAACTGGTAGATGTTCCGATGGCCGTCTCATTATCGATTTTATTG CTGAGAGTTTAGGGCTTCCATTGGTTCCTCCATACATTGGAAGAGAAAATGTAACCAGCATAAATTTTAGACAAGGGGTGAATTTTGCAGTTGCTGGTGCCACAGCTCTTAATCAATCAATTTTGGAAGAAAATGGAATTCACAACCCTCAAACTAATGTCTCTTTAGGCACTCAATTGACATGGTTCAGAGAAATGTTGTCTACACTTTGCCAATCAACCTCAG AATGCAAGGATTTTCTGAAAAATTCACTTATTCTATTTGGAGAAATTGGTGGAAATGATTATAATTTTCCCTTCTTATTTGGAACGCCCACACAAATGGTTCAATCAATGGTACCTCTAGTTATTAATACCATTGGACAAGTTATTAAT GAAGTCATTGAACTTGGAGCTGAAACAATTATAGTTCCTGGAAATTTACCAATAG GATTCAAAAGTGCAATTGTGGCTTGTTGTGGAAAAGGTCCAAACCAACCATGTAGACCAAATGATCATGTTTGTGATGATCCATCAACATTTGTTAGTTGGGATGGTTTACACCCAACAGAAGCTGCATATAAATGGATAGCTCAAGGCCTAATTAGTGGCCCATTTGCCATTCCTCACATCAATGGTTTATGTAATTTTCGAGTTTCGACGATATAA